In the genome of Saprospira sp. CCB-QB6, one region contains:
- a CDS encoding DUF3995 domain-containing protein: MWIPLILNLIFLPIAALHFYWALGGSWGLRYVLPQLPNQQFSPPPWASFAVGLCFLGLGLLYALPSHYFGPQFLRYSSWGLALVFALRALGDFRYVGWSKTHREGDFALWDDFCFSPLVAGTALLLVLYATGC; the protein is encoded by the coding sequence ATGTGGATTCCCCTAATCTTAAACCTGATTTTCCTGCCCATTGCAGCCCTTCATTTTTATTGGGCCTTGGGCGGGAGCTGGGGCTTGCGCTATGTATTGCCCCAACTGCCCAATCAACAATTTTCGCCACCGCCTTGGGCTAGCTTTGCAGTGGGGCTCTGCTTTTTGGGTTTGGGACTGCTTTATGCCTTGCCTAGCCATTATTTTGGTCCCCAGTTTTTACGCTATAGCTCTTGGGGGTTGGCCCTTGTTTTTGCGCTTCGTGCCCTAGGCGATTTTAGATATGTTGGCTGGAGCAAAACGCATAGAGAGGGAGATTTTGCCCTTTGGGATGACTTCTGCTTTTCGCCTTTGGTGGCTGGCACTGCCCTGCTTTTGGTCCTTTATGCGACTGGATGTTAA
- a CDS encoding FAD-dependent monooxygenase, translating into MKRMKQQTFDIVGGGIAGLSTALALSQKGIDFRLFEQAQSYRPIGAGIILANNALEVYQRLGIYEAIKTKSSPIQAMHICDEQLRPLSTVEIAQLGTKLGSLALHRADLQDILLEQLDLNKIKMGHQLQSFQQEGKELLLDFADAGQYRAEQLLAADGLYSKLRTFVEPQALIRGSKQLCWRGLCQLELPPKYQNQLFEAWGKARRFGFVPIGQGWLYYYALLSYEESPEELDQSQLLDYFQDFHPLVQQIIAAEAKLHEDEIRDLSPIKSWHKGPVCLLGDAAHALTPNMGQGACQSIEDAYVLAHYLAEKSPEAAYAAYQASRQKKALKVVQNSWKIGQMAHWKSGWAGRLRNGLMRLTPNSLTAKSSAHIFSFQAPH; encoded by the coding sequence ATGAAAAGGATGAAGCAGCAAACATTTGATATTGTGGGCGGGGGCATTGCTGGCCTAAGCACCGCCTTGGCCCTAAGCCAAAAAGGAATAGATTTTCGCCTCTTTGAGCAGGCCCAAAGCTACCGCCCCATAGGCGCAGGAATTATTTTGGCCAATAATGCCCTAGAGGTCTATCAGCGTTTAGGGATTTATGAGGCCATTAAGACCAAGAGTTCTCCTATTCAGGCCATGCACATTTGTGATGAACAACTTCGGCCCCTATCTACGGTAGAGATTGCCCAATTGGGGACCAAACTGGGTAGCCTGGCCCTCCACCGAGCCGATTTGCAAGATATTCTGCTCGAACAGCTCGACCTCAATAAGATTAAGATGGGCCATCAACTACAAAGCTTTCAGCAAGAGGGGAAAGAGCTGCTCCTAGATTTTGCCGATGCAGGCCAATATCGAGCAGAGCAACTCTTGGCCGCAGATGGCCTTTATTCTAAGCTAAGAACCTTTGTGGAACCGCAGGCTCTCATCCGAGGCAGCAAACAACTTTGCTGGAGAGGCCTCTGCCAGCTAGAGCTCCCGCCCAAATACCAAAACCAATTGTTTGAGGCTTGGGGCAAGGCCCGCCGCTTTGGCTTTGTGCCAATTGGCCAAGGTTGGCTCTATTACTATGCGTTGCTTTCTTATGAGGAATCTCCCGAAGAGCTGGACCAAAGCCAACTGCTTGACTATTTCCAAGATTTTCATCCTTTGGTCCAACAAATCATTGCCGCAGAAGCTAAACTACATGAAGATGAAATTAGAGACTTATCGCCTATTAAAAGCTGGCATAAAGGGCCAGTTTGCCTACTAGGCGATGCCGCCCATGCCCTAACGCCCAATATGGGCCAAGGCGCTTGCCAATCTATAGAAGATGCCTATGTATTGGCCCACTACCTTGCAGAGAAAAGTCCAGAAGCCGCCTATGCCGCCTACCAAGCTAGCCGACAAAAAAAGGCCCTGAAAGTGGTCCAAAATAGCTGGAAAATTGGCCAAATGGCCCATTGGAAATCAGGCTGGGCAGGCCGCCTACGCAATGGACTCATGCGCCTAACCCCAAACAGCCTAACGGCTAAATCCTCTGCCCATATTTTTTCTTTCCAAGCCCCTCATTAG
- a CDS encoding helix-turn-helix domain-containing protein — protein sequence MLAVQKSIRTLSPFNNELKLKGFKVFPIEGDSGATRQYSRKDFYKICLSNGRSKIHYANRSYEVEGSILFFGNPHIPYAWETLSQSYTGYTCLFSEEFLRPSMQAESLLQSPLFKIEGTPIFQINEEQRLFLSRIFDKMIAEQAESYSYKDELIRNYIQLIVHEALKLEPSKNFDRQSNALARLTTVFLELLERQFPIEGVESPLVLKKPQDYAQALSVHVNYLNRAVKEVTQKSTSTHIKERILLEAKALLEHTNWNISELAYALGFSYPSYFNNYFKKELGLTPSAYRQSRV from the coding sequence ATATTGGCTGTGCAAAAAAGTATCCGAACATTATCCCCCTTTAATAATGAACTGAAGTTGAAGGGCTTTAAGGTTTTTCCCATTGAGGGAGATAGCGGGGCAACCCGACAATATAGTCGCAAAGACTTTTATAAAATTTGCCTGAGTAACGGCAGAAGCAAAATTCATTATGCCAACCGCAGCTATGAGGTAGAAGGTAGCATCCTCTTTTTTGGCAACCCCCATATTCCCTACGCTTGGGAAACTCTATCCCAAAGTTATACGGGGTACACCTGCCTATTTTCTGAGGAGTTTTTGCGGCCAAGTATGCAGGCAGAAAGCCTTCTACAATCCCCTTTGTTTAAGATTGAGGGAACCCCCATTTTCCAAATCAATGAGGAACAACGCCTATTTCTAAGCCGCATCTTTGACAAAATGATTGCGGAACAAGCAGAAAGCTACTCCTATAAGGATGAGCTCATTAGAAACTATATTCAGCTGATTGTACATGAGGCCCTCAAACTAGAACCCAGCAAAAACTTTGACCGCCAAAGCAACGCCTTGGCCCGCTTAACAACCGTTTTTCTAGAACTCCTAGAACGACAATTTCCCATAGAAGGTGTAGAGTCACCTTTGGTCCTCAAAAAGCCGCAAGATTATGCGCAAGCGCTTTCTGTTCACGTCAATTACCTGAATAGAGCCGTGAAAGAGGTGACCCAAAAATCAACCTCTACCCATATTAAAGAGCGCATCTTATTAGAGGCCAAAGCGCTCTTAGAACACACCAACTGGAACATTAGCGAGCTAGCTTATGCCTTGGGCTTTTCTTATCCTAGCTACTTTAATAATTACTTTAAAAAGGAGCTAGGCCTTACCCCTTCAGCCTACCGACAATCTAGAGTTTGA
- the mtnC gene encoding acireductone synthase: protein MIKYILSDIEGTTTSISFVVDTLFPYFLEQLPLWRQKMDQPEVKAQLEATQALVLAEENKNISLEQAFDYLETWCKADRKAGPLKALQGIVWKAAYLNGQIKGHLYPEVADCLKTWKAKGLQLGIYSSGSVAAQKLLFGYSEAGDLTPLFSHYFDTKVGHKREAQSYQNIQEAIGLPANEILFLSDVPQELAAAQAAGLEVAHLLRPGTAPSKFKGYANFNQIQID, encoded by the coding sequence TTGATTAAATATATTCTCTCCGATATCGAAGGGACTACTACTTCTATTTCTTTTGTAGTCGATACACTCTTTCCCTATTTTTTAGAGCAACTCCCCCTTTGGCGCCAAAAAATGGATCAACCAGAGGTTAAAGCACAGCTCGAAGCCACCCAAGCACTCGTCCTAGCCGAAGAAAATAAAAATATTAGCCTTGAACAAGCTTTCGATTACCTAGAAACTTGGTGCAAGGCCGACCGCAAAGCTGGACCACTCAAAGCCCTACAAGGAATCGTCTGGAAAGCCGCTTATCTCAATGGCCAAATCAAAGGCCACCTCTATCCCGAAGTAGCTGACTGCCTCAAAACCTGGAAAGCAAAAGGCCTCCAACTAGGCATCTATTCTTCTGGCTCCGTTGCCGCCCAAAAACTCCTTTTTGGCTACTCTGAAGCTGGAGACTTAACCCCTCTGTTCAGCCACTACTTTGATACCAAAGTGGGCCACAAAAGAGAAGCCCAATCTTACCAAAACATTCAAGAAGCTATTGGCCTTCCCGCCAATGAAATTCTCTTCCTTTCCGATGTTCCCCAAGAACTAGCCGCCGCCCAAGCCGCAGGCCTAGAAGTGGCGCATTTATTGCGCCCCGGCACTGCCCCCAGCAAGTTTAAGGGCTATGCTAATTTTAACCAGATACAAATCGACTAA
- a CDS encoding TetR/AcrR family transcriptional regulator: MKKKRKELILAKALALFNDRGLAVISLRQIAEEMGISLGNLTYHFPKREQLVQALYYALVEELNAMAFAPAMQEAEGVLAFKSLLEQMYQLFWKYRFFLLDFRQILQAESKLKAHYQELMQQRRQQFFAFLEQLDAAGQLKKEELAGEYASLYRRLQRLSDFFLAALEIENYTVAEGQKEFVRDQVFALYPYLLGESRGQAREILEGLG, translated from the coding sequence ATGAAAAAGAAAAGAAAAGAATTGATCTTGGCGAAGGCCTTAGCATTGTTTAATGATCGGGGGTTGGCGGTAATTAGTTTGCGGCAGATTGCGGAGGAGATGGGGATAAGTTTGGGAAATTTGACCTATCATTTTCCGAAGCGGGAGCAGTTGGTGCAGGCGCTTTATTATGCTTTGGTCGAGGAGTTGAATGCGATGGCTTTTGCGCCAGCTATGCAAGAGGCCGAAGGGGTGTTGGCCTTTAAAAGCTTGTTGGAGCAGATGTATCAGTTGTTTTGGAAGTATCGCTTCTTTTTGCTGGATTTTCGGCAAATTCTGCAGGCCGAGAGCAAGTTAAAGGCGCATTATCAGGAGTTAATGCAGCAGCGTAGGCAGCAATTTTTTGCCTTTTTAGAGCAATTGGATGCGGCAGGGCAGCTCAAAAAAGAAGAATTGGCGGGGGAATATGCTTCGCTTTATCGGCGTTTGCAGCGTTTGAGTGATTTCTTTTTGGCGGCCTTAGAGATTGAGAACTATACCGTAGCAGAGGGGCAAAAAGAGTTTGTTCGGGATCAGGTTTTTGCGCTTTATCCCTATTTGTTGGGGGAGAGTCGGGGGCAGGCCAGGGAAATTTTGGAAGGGCTCGGATAG
- a CDS encoding NAD(P)-dependent alcohol dehydrogenase, with product MKEEKNIHSRRTFMQQMAIGGGSLMLFNPISLFAAEPLSKTTIDMSKNIKSKGYAAKDASGKLSPWEFERRAVGDDDILIETKYASICHSDIHQMKGDWGPQQYPQVPGHEIVGIVKAVGKNVTKFKVGDRAGVGCMVDSCMECHSCKHGEEQFCEQGKTVFTYGYPHPQSPTGITQGGYSDNIVVKEHFAVHIPEHISLEEAAPLLCAGITTYSPLMQANFKLGDKVAVAGIGGLGHLAVKIAVAKGAEVYAFTTSPEKKEDILSWGAKEVIVVDNPQKLFAYKGQMDYMISTIPTHYDVAAYSVVVKPHGTFTQVGMPEGFTLQLNAIFLANTRVKFNASLIGGIPETQEVVHFCADNKVLPAIEIIDAKQINEAWQKVVDKKARYRYVIDAATF from the coding sequence ATGAAAGAAGAGAAAAACATCCATTCAAGAAGAACTTTTATGCAGCAAATGGCCATTGGAGGCGGAAGCTTAATGCTTTTTAATCCCATTTCCCTTTTTGCTGCCGAGCCATTATCTAAAACAACAATTGATATGAGCAAGAACATCAAATCAAAAGGTTATGCCGCCAAGGATGCCTCTGGAAAATTGAGCCCTTGGGAATTTGAACGCCGTGCAGTAGGCGATGACGATATTCTAATCGAAACGAAATACGCCAGTATCTGTCACTCCGATATTCACCAAATGAAAGGCGATTGGGGCCCCCAACAGTATCCTCAAGTACCTGGTCACGAGATCGTAGGTATCGTAAAAGCAGTTGGAAAAAATGTAACTAAATTTAAAGTGGGCGACCGTGCCGGCGTTGGCTGTATGGTAGATAGCTGTATGGAGTGCCATAGCTGTAAGCATGGCGAAGAGCAATTCTGCGAGCAAGGGAAAACCGTCTTTACTTATGGTTATCCCCACCCTCAATCACCTACCGGAATTACCCAAGGTGGTTACTCTGATAATATCGTTGTAAAAGAGCATTTTGCCGTGCATATTCCCGAGCATATCTCTTTGGAAGAAGCGGCCCCCCTACTTTGCGCCGGAATTACCACTTACTCTCCCCTTATGCAGGCCAACTTCAAGTTGGGCGATAAGGTAGCTGTTGCTGGTATTGGCGGTTTGGGCCACTTGGCCGTGAAAATTGCCGTAGCCAAAGGCGCCGAGGTCTATGCCTTTACGACTTCTCCCGAGAAAAAAGAGGATATCCTTTCTTGGGGCGCTAAAGAAGTCATTGTGGTAGATAACCCACAAAAACTATTTGCCTATAAAGGACAAATGGACTACATGATCAGCACCATCCCTACTCATTATGATGTAGCAGCCTATAGCGTTGTCGTAAAGCCCCATGGCACCTTCACCCAGGTCGGTATGCCTGAAGGCTTTACGCTTCAACTTAACGCTATTTTCTTGGCCAATACCCGCGTGAAGTTTAACGCTTCATTGATCGGTGGTATTCCAGAAACTCAAGAGGTGGTTCACTTCTGTGCCGATAACAAGGTCCTTCCCGCTATTGAAATTATTGATGCTAAGCAAATTAACGAAGCTTGGCAGAAGGTAGTCGACAAAAAAGCTCGCTACCGCTACGTCATTGATGCCGCAACCTTCTAA
- the mtnA gene encoding S-methyl-5-thioribose-1-phosphate isomerase, translated as MSVLPQPLRTLWLNAEEELQVINQIVLPHKIQVETLKTTEEVFWAIKNMLVRGAPLIGATAAYGIWLAAKAAPAADWKNSLAQADAYLRDSRPTAVNLFICLDRMKTTWEQANNLAEAQSACRQEADAIVEEDIEICFQIGQHGLKIIEEIAARKNGEPVQILTHCNAGMMGCIRWGTISSPIYQALAKGIKLHVWVDETRPRNQGSKLTAWEFDQHGVPHSLIVDNAGGHLMQHQAVDMVLVGTDRTTRQGDVANKIGTYLKALAAKDNNIPFYVALPSTTIDWEIMDGLKEIPIEERDAEEVRFVDGLTPSGAYEKVRICPENTPARNYGFDVTPARLVTGLITERGYCSASQEGLEALFPEYKS; from the coding sequence ATGTCTGTTTTACCTCAGCCCTTGCGCACACTTTGGCTCAATGCAGAAGAGGAACTGCAAGTCATTAACCAAATCGTTCTGCCCCATAAGATCCAAGTGGAGACCCTCAAAACAACAGAAGAGGTTTTTTGGGCCATCAAAAATATGCTGGTCCGTGGCGCTCCCCTTATCGGAGCTACCGCAGCCTACGGCATTTGGCTAGCCGCCAAAGCCGCCCCCGCAGCTGACTGGAAAAATAGCCTAGCCCAAGCCGATGCCTATTTGCGAGACTCTAGACCTACTGCCGTTAATCTTTTTATCTGCCTAGATCGTATGAAAACCACTTGGGAACAAGCTAATAACCTAGCCGAAGCCCAAAGCGCCTGCCGCCAAGAGGCCGACGCTATTGTAGAAGAAGATATCGAAATCTGCTTTCAGATTGGCCAGCATGGATTGAAAATTATAGAGGAAATCGCCGCCCGCAAAAATGGAGAACCAGTCCAAATCCTAACGCATTGTAATGCAGGCATGATGGGCTGCATCCGCTGGGGCACCATTAGCTCACCAATTTATCAAGCACTAGCAAAAGGCATCAAACTACATGTTTGGGTAGATGAAACCCGCCCCCGCAACCAAGGCTCTAAACTTACCGCCTGGGAATTTGACCAGCATGGCGTTCCCCATAGCCTTATTGTAGATAATGCTGGCGGCCACCTTATGCAACACCAAGCCGTAGATATGGTCCTTGTCGGAACCGATCGCACTACAAGACAAGGAGATGTTGCTAATAAGATTGGAACCTACCTTAAGGCCCTAGCCGCCAAAGACAATAATATCCCCTTTTATGTGGCCCTCCCCTCTACTACTATTGATTGGGAAATTATGGACGGCCTAAAAGAAATTCCCATAGAAGAAAGAGATGCAGAAGAAGTACGCTTTGTCGATGGTCTCACGCCTAGCGGAGCTTATGAAAAGGTGCGTATCTGTCCAGAAAATACTCCCGCCCGAAACTATGGCTTCGATGTGACTCCCGCTCGCCTAGTCACTGGGCTCATTACAGAAAGAGGATATTGCTCAGCTAGCCAAGAAGGCCTAGAAGCCCTCTTTCCTGAATATAAATCTTAG